GTCGTCGTCCAGCTCGGCGACACCGTCATCGACGGCTCGATGGTCAAGCGGCTGACCGACCTGCGGTCCTCCCTGGCCACGGCCTGACCCGACCGGCTGACCCGACCCCACCCCACACCCCGAGCGGAAAGCGAACCGGAGATGACAGACCTCTTCAGCGCGGACGACATCACCGCCATCCTCAAGTCGAAGATCGACGCCTACCAGCCGTCGGTCAGGAGCGAGCAGGTCGGCCGGGTCATCGAGTCCGGTGACGGCATCGCCCGCGTCAGCGGCCTGCCCGACGCGATGGCGAACGAGCTGCTCGACTTCGGCGTCGGCGACGACGGCCGCCAGCTGCTCGGCCTCGCCCTCAACCTGGACGAGACCTCGATCGGCGCGGTCATCCTCGGCGACGCCTCCGGTGTGGAGGAGGGCGACGCCGTCAAGCCGACCGGCCGGGTCCTCTCCATCCCGGTCGGCGACGCCTACCTCGGCCGGGTCGTGGACCCGCTGGGCCGGCCGATCGACGGCAAGGGCCCGCTGGACGAGTCCAAGCTCGACGGGGTGCGCGGCCTCGAGGTCCAGGCCGCCTCGGTGGTGCAGCGCCAGCCGGTGGGCGAGCCGATGCAGACGGGCATCAAGGCCATCGACGCGATGACGCCGATCGGCCGCGGCCAGCGCCAGCTCGTCATCGGCGACCGCCAGACCGGCAAGACCGCGGTCTGCGTCGACACGATCATCAACCAGCGCGCCAACTGGGAGTCCGGCGACCCGGACAAGCAGGTCAAGTGCATCTACGTCGCCATCGGCCAGAAGGGGTCGACGGTCTCCGAGGTCGTCGCGCGCCTCGAGGAGAACGGGGCGATGGCGTACACGACGGTCGTCTCGGCGCCCGCGTCGTCGCCGGCGCCGTTCCAGTACCTCGCGCCGTACTCCGGCGCCGCCCTCGGCAACTACTGGATGTACAAGGGCCAGCACGCGCTGGCGATCTACGACGACCTCTCCAAGCAGGCCGACGCCTACCGCCAGCTGTCGCTGCTCCTTCGCCGTCCCCCGGGCCGCGAGGCCTACCCCGGCGACGTCTTCTACCTGCACTCCCGCCTGCTCGAGCGCGCGGCCAAGCTGTCCGACGACCTGGGCGGCGGGTCGATGACCGCCCTGCCGATCATCGAGACCAAGGGCGGTGACGTGTCGGCGTTCATCCCGACCAACGTCATCTCGATCACCGACGGCCAGATCTACCTCGAGACCGACCTCTTCTACCAGGGCCAGCGGCCGGCCATCAACGTGGGCATCTCGGTGTCCCGCGTGGGCGGGTCAGCGCAGCTGAAGCCGATGAAGAAGGTCGC
Above is a genomic segment from Euzebya sp. containing:
- the atpA gene encoding F0F1 ATP synthase subunit alpha, which gives rise to MTDLFSADDITAILKSKIDAYQPSVRSEQVGRVIESGDGIARVSGLPDAMANELLDFGVGDDGRQLLGLALNLDETSIGAVILGDASGVEEGDAVKPTGRVLSIPVGDAYLGRVVDPLGRPIDGKGPLDESKLDGVRGLEVQAASVVQRQPVGEPMQTGIKAIDAMTPIGRGQRQLVIGDRQTGKTAVCVDTIINQRANWESGDPDKQVKCIYVAIGQKGSTVSEVVARLEENGAMAYTTVVSAPASSPAPFQYLAPYSGAALGNYWMYKGQHALAIYDDLSKQADAYRQLSLLLRRPPGREAYPGDVFYLHSRLLERAAKLSDDLGGGSMTALPIIETKGGDVSAFIPTNVISITDGQIYLETDLFYQGQRPAINVGISVSRVGGSAQLKPMKKVAGTMRLDLAQFRELEAFAQFGSELDKASQAQIDRGRRTQEILKQGQYQPVPVGEQVLAIWATANGYLDEVPVEDAKRYELELREWFRTRHAELLDRISGGDFSDETVEEMKGGVESFAQGFQASAVTDEEDEHVTMEDLDTLSQ